CAACCTGTTTAACCTTTCAATGGAAGGTTTAAAAAAGTGCATTATCCCTTTGAGGACCAAGCAcgataaatatacggcgcttggtcctgagcGTTAATCCCCACCGAGAGAAGATGTatggcgcgggattaaagcctctgctcctgcaatcaagctgtCTGTCGGCTGTCAGACATAACAGAGGACCCAGAGGAAGGATAAGCGGTTTTaattgcttctgccttctcctttccatgctacatagtgctcaatgagcgctatgtactacaaagtgaaagtggaagtattgcttccactatgcaacccggcgatcacatgaccgccgaGTGTcgcctgttacagcagagctagcCTAGCACACCCTAATCAGCTCTGTTATGctttaccctgtaactggggctcgtatggctgctccagctacagtggaaaagtaggAAATTAAAGAACGAAATAAAcaatgtgaatgttccccagaggtcttatatgacgtcatgggggtcatagatggtaaagaaaatagttacaaaaataagttttaaaaaattgcagaataaaataaaaataaggcagtaaaaccaccacatggataaaatctctaaaaagtgtctggaccTTAGGGGGTTAAAGATCTTAAATGAAACTAAAAGTGATCAGGAGAAATTACCTAAACATTGCAAGGTGTACAGCGATACTTAGGCTTCCTAAAAAGATGCAATAGAAAACTATCAAATTATTTCTGCGTTTACGATCTTCTGCAGAATCTTTCCAGTCACTCTTTGGAGGAAATTCTGACCAATACCGTGAATTGTCTTTGGATGAAGACCTGTAGATCGGGGAAGAACAACAGTCATAAGTACCAAGAAGCATATAAAAATAGAGAAAGAGCAACTAAAATAGGGAAGGGGACTTTGGTTTGACATGAAAGCAAATGACTTCTTTGTGACATTACAGCATTGCATTCCTCCCTCTGCCACTATCCATCAAAATCAACAAAGGGAAGGAATTTCCTGATATCAAGGCATGTCAGAGATAAGAGCGGTGGGATGGGAGGTGGAATAGTGAGGGAAAGACCAAGAAAGGGAAAGTTGGTAAAGAGAGAGTACAATGGGAACATTTTCCACATATTTGGGAAAAAGGTGAACAGCCACAAATGAGAAACCTGAAGACATCTGAAGGTCTTTCAGAAGAAAAGAGCAAATTTTAGGTTGTTACCTGGTGTATGGCCCCTCGCGTGTCTGATAAGTTTGTTTCCAGTTGTATGTTGTGCTGTGAGATTTATATGGGTTATGGCTTGTTGCTCTCCAATCATCTCTCTGTATAGCTTCCAAAATCTGGTCATACTGTTCTCGGGAAGACGGTTTGCTTAAGACGCTATAAGCCTCATTCAGACGCACAAACTGGGAGTGCAGTAGAGGGTTTGTGGGGTCACTGTCAGGATGGCACTAGTTAAAGAAAGGAGAAAGCTTAAGAATACATAGGAGCTTGTAATATGATTCAGGATACATAATAAATATTAATGtgtttttctgcacttttttcaactgatgacctattttcTGAATAGGCATTTGATAGACGGGGGTCTGCTGCTTCGTCTGGCCTGCTGTCCACTGCAGTGGGCTGGGCATCGTCATcagcggacaggggaggaagtcggagtgctttactcccattgaaatcagtgggagcactgTGCTGCTATTTCACTTTTTGTCCAAAAGAGGATGTCAGTAACAAGAGCAAGAAGTGGAATAGCAgtggcgctcccattgatttcaatgaggccttagtcagatgggcgtttttagccgcgatttgcgcatgcgcatgcgtccggcgattttataaaaccattgctttgcaatggtatcggacacatgagcgctttttatgcgctcgtccgataaattatagaacagaagtcgcagatcgcacctatctgcgattcctgttctcttctctatatgcgctcaatggggccggcggcagcagcgccgaccccattgagaacatatagaagacaaatccttcttctctgccacagctgtaacagctgtggcagagaagaacgatgtttgcccattgaattcaatggagccggcaatacagccgactccattgaaagcaatgggctgccggcgtgcgccggATGAAttatcaggaagggcttaaatatataagcccttccctgcaattcatccagaaatgtgttaaaataaaaaatatatatatactcacctgctcccggcagccggagttccgtgcggccggcctgcagtgggtgtgaagggggtgtgagtcagacctgccccctgattggctcagcgcagagccggctccattgaatgcaatgcgctggacagctccggcccgtttctaataaaacgcggctaggagcagattttcgggcgattttcgggcaacggtcatgcgatttgcggatgcccgtctgactaaggcctgagagtgAAGCTGTCACAACCACTTCCTGCCCTGTCCACTAATGTCAACGTCCGGTccactgcactggacagcaggcCGCATGATCTGCAAATGGACGGGGTTCCCGAGCAGTGGATCCCCATCCATAAACTACTGATGGTcgatggcctatccagaggataagcTATCAACTGAAAAAaggcagaaaatccctttaagtattcTAGGAAAGTAAGAATGTGGGACCCGGTTGGTCAGGCTATAACCAGTTATACTTGTGCAATAGTTCTACAAATACTACTGCtcacatataatttttttatgcataaTTTTTAGGAACACTTTCCCGctagactgaaagatgatcgctcaaaaatcgctcaaatagtagtttgagtgacagttttgagcgatcatctttgcgtaactcttaagtagctaattagctacttaaaaagagttaaatgcaggcgcagcgggataccgctgataactcagagaacagcagctgttttgtatatgcaaacagctgctttgttcttgcagttatcagcagtgtcccactgagctgatagctccaagaaacagcaggagcgctgacagctgctttgttttcaGAGCTttcagttggtattccactgggaagtcccagcaggataccagctgacagaatgctatcagtgctgccCACTGAGAAAGTCAGCGTGCGGCGTTGATA
The Eleutherodactylus coqui strain aEleCoq1 chromosome 11, aEleCoq1.hap1, whole genome shotgun sequence genome window above contains:
- the DNAJC4 gene encoding dnaJ homolog subfamily C member 4 isoform X2, which produces MMLWRGLCKDGIQLCMVQAHRCTGTYSRSNLKDHYQVLGIGRKATNEEIKNAFFALSKKCHPDSDPTNPLLHSQFVRLNEAYSVLSKPSSREQYDQILEAIQRDDWRATSHNPYKSHSTTYNWKQTYQTREGPYTRSSSKDNSRYWSEFPPKSDWKDSAEDRKRRNNLIVFYCIFLGSLSIAVHLAMFSAVRDMRRKEREEQQKRILKFYNDRTEAARENGLHKQHEILLQRYEDRLRQLYGRKLEDETRK
- the DNAJC4 gene encoding dnaJ homolog subfamily C member 4 isoform X3 — encoded protein: MMLWRGLCKDGIQLCMVQAHRCTGTYSRSNLKDHYQVLGIGRKATNEEIKNAFFALSKKCHPDSDPTNPLLHSQFVRLNEAYSVLSKPSSREQYDQILEAIQRDDWRATSHNPYKSHSTTYNWKQTYQTREGPYTRSSSKDNSRYWSEFPPKSDWKDSAEDRKRRNNLIVFYCIFLGSLSIAVHLAMFSAVRDMRRKEREEQQKRILKFYNDRTEAASAQEKKLDGYF
- the DNAJC4 gene encoding dnaJ homolog subfamily C member 4 isoform X1, translating into MMLWRGLCKDGIQLCMVQAHRCTGTYSRSNLKDHYQVLGIGRKATNEEIKNAFFALSKKCHPDSDPTNPLLHSQFVRLNEAYSVLSKPSSREQYDQILEAIQRDDWRATSHNPYKSHSTTYNWKQTYQTREGPYTRSSSKDNSRYWSEFPPKSDWKDSAEDRKRRNNLIVFYCIFLGSLSIAVHLAMFSAVRDMRRKEREEQQKRILKFYNDRTEAASAQEKKLDGENGLHKQHEILLQRYEDRLRQLYGRKLEDETRK